GCACGCGGCCCTCACCCTGGTCATGCAGAAGGAGCTCCCCGACGGCGTCTTCGCACGCCTGTCAGTACCGGCCCTCAGCGAGGACGAACTGATCCTCGCCGTCTCAGAGGCTACCGTACTGCTACAGGAGGGGCGAGACTCTGCGGCGCGTGGTAGCTTTGGTGCCTGGATATCGCGCGAAGCCGAGAAGCGCCTTACCGAGCGGGAGCGCAGGATGCTCGAGCTGGATATGGCAGAGACGCCGTCGGGCAACTCTGCGGGGGGCAGACCCGCAGGCGGGAACAAGAGCTGATGGATGCCCATGAGGAGCTTGTCCTAAGGATCGCGACGCGGCAGCGCAAGCAACTGGGACTCTCGAGCGCAGGCTATGGCGAGCTGCTGATCGCGGTGCGCAATGATCCGAGGCACTTCGTGGACAGTCCCGAGGACGAGGCCATGGCGCTGATGGCCAAGGCGCTCAAGCAGTACAACGACTCGCGTGGAGGGGATGACCTCCTCGATGACGCGGAGTACATGCAGGCCCGCACCAGGCGCATGGCTCGCATGCGTCGTGACTGCGCCGAGGCACTGGCGATCGATCGAAACTGCATCGATGCCCACCTATGCGACATCATCGCGAGCGACGCAGAGCCAGATGCCCTCCTCGACCTCCTACTGCCCCTCGAGGCGGATGCAGAGAGGCTTCTTGGACCCCACCTGCATGAGGCGAGCCGTCCCGCAGGCTCCGGCGTCGAGGCAGGACACGTCGACGAGATCATCAGCGTCTCGGACGACCTTTGGAACGACGTCTTCGCTCGTCCGCTGCTGCGCGTGCGAGCAACGATGGCACGCGCCTACTTTGACGCGGCCCGCTATCGGCTGGCCTGTGCCGAGGCCCTCGGCACCATAGACCTCTCTCCTTTGGACCTCCTAGGTGCCAGGCACACGGCTGCCCTCGCCTACGCGCGCCTTGAGGACGAGCAGGGGTTCGAGTCCCTGGACGCGCGCTTTGGTCGGCGTGGCAACGCATGGCAGAGCCTCGCCCGCATCATCCTGCTCTTCAAGCTGGGGCGGCCAGGCGCGGCCAAGCGTGCCTTGCATGGCTTTGACCAGCTTTGCGAGGGGGGCGTCTATGCCCTGCTCAGGCCCATCCTCATTGACACGTACATGCCCGACAGACCCGCTATCGCGCCGTATAGCTTCGAGGAGGCCACACTCGCCGTCCACGAGGCGGACCCCATTATCGTGGACGTTCCCGACCTCCTCGCATGGGTGGAGTCACAGGAGGACATGGCTGCCTCGGCCCTGCGCTTTGCCCGGCGCTCAGGCTTTGACTGGTAGGGCAAGACAAGGTCCTTGCACGAGGACGATCGCTCGTCAGAGGGTCGCCTACGTCAGGTTCTCCGCCTCGATCCTGCCTGCGATGGCCTCGACGATGCCGTGCGCATCGAGTCCGGCCCGGGCAAGGAGGGCGTCTCTCTCATCCGCCTCGAGGTAGCGATCCGGCATGCCGAGGCGCAGGAGAGGGACGCCTACGCCAAGGTCGCACAGATGCTCCGCGATGGCGGATCCGAGACCGCCGAGCACACTGTGCTCCTCGACGCTCACCACGAGCCCACACGACGCAACGCCGTCGAGCGCAGCTACGTCCAGTGGCTTTATCGTCGCCATTTCGATCAGCTCACAGGAGATCCCCCTCGCGGCGAGCAAGTCCACTGCCGCGAGCGCCTGCGCGCAGAGCGTCCCACACGCGACCACGCAGACGCGTGACATCCTCCCTGTGGCAGCACCCGAACGTGCCGACCTCAGGGTCTGCGCCCGACCGATGACGCGCCCAACGCCGCAGGGATGGAGGTTGACTCCGCCGACATCGTTCATCCGCACGTAGGCGGGGCGGGGCCTCTCGGCAAGCTCCATGAGCACGGCCGCGAACTCGGCGTTGTCCGAGGGACATACGACCGTCACACCCGGCACCTGGCGGGTGCAGCCTATATCCTCGAGCGCCATGTGGCTCGCACCTAGGACCGCAGAGTCACAACCACAGCTCACGCCCACGAGCGCCACGGGCGAGGCCATGATGCCCAAATTGACGCGGAGCTGGTCAAGGACGCGCGAGGTGATGAAGATCGCATAGGATGGCGCGAACACGCAGAAGCCCTCGTTGGCCAGGGCCGCCGCAACCTCGACCTGGTTCTGCTCGGCTATGCCACACTGCACGAAGCCATCGGGTCTCAGCTCGCGCATGCGGTCGAGGTTGAGCCTGCGCCCATAGTCCGAGACGACGACGGTGAGGTCTGCATCCCTCTCGGCGATGCGACCCATGATTTCGCCAAAGACCTGCTTATGAGAGAGCGTGGCCAGGCGTGCAGCATCCGCCGCGCCAACCAAGAGCCCTCCGTCTGCCCCCTCCGCCACTTACGCCCCCCCTCTCAAGCGCCGCAAACTCCCTGACGGCCTGCCTGTAGGTTTCCTCCGAGAGCGCGTTATCATGCCACGTGACGTTGTTCTCGGCAAACGAGAGACCCTTGCCCTTCACTGTGCGCGCGACGACAGCACGCGGCCGCTCGGAACGTACGGACAGCGCATCGACGAGTGCCAGCACGTCGTGGCCATCGACCTCTGCCACCTCGAAGCCAAACGAGGCAAACTTACGTTGGATGGGTCCGTTGTCAAAGACCTGGGAGGTAGGGCCGTCAAGCTGCATGCCATTGGCATCCACAATCACACAGAGGCTCGAGAGGCGCATGAAACCGGCAAGGCCGGCGGACTCCCAGACAGCGCCCTCGTCGCACTCGCCATCCCCCACGATACAGAAGACCCGCGAGTCCTTGTGCCGACGACGCAGCGCCAGTGCAAGGCCCGTCGCATAGCCAAGTCCCATCCCCAGGCTACCGCCCGACATCTCGATGCCACGCGTCGGGTCGCGGCGGGGGTGCTTAAAGAGGACCGCATCCGGACCGAAGAGGCCCTTGTCCAGGTCATCTTTGCTGATAAGGCCCGCCTTGAGCATCGCAGGATAGAGCGCCACCGAAGCGTGGGCCTTCGAGAGGACGAAGCGATCCCTTTCGTCCCACGGCGTCGCGTCCTTGCCTGTGCGCAAGATGCATCCAAAGAGGACCGAGCTGATCTCGGCAAGAGAGAGCGCACCGCCGATGTGGAAGGGGGAGCCCTGATAGCGGTGGGCGATCTCGATAACGCCACGGCGCACCTCGAGGGCCCCTCGTTCAAGACGGCGGCGAAGCGCCCTGCGCTCATCACGCACCCTATCAACG
The DNA window shown above is from Olsenella sp. oral taxon 807 and carries:
- a CDS encoding transketolase family protein encodes the protein MVGAADAARLATLSHKQVFGEIMGRIAERDADLTVVVSDYGRRLNLDRMRELRPDGFVQCGIAEQNQVEVAAALANEGFCVFAPSYAIFITSRVLDQLRVNLGIMASPVALVGVSCGCDSAVLGASHMALEDIGCTRQVPGVTVVCPSDNAEFAAVLMELAERPRPAYVRMNDVGGVNLHPCGVGRVIGRAQTLRSARSGAATGRMSRVCVVACGTLCAQALAAVDLLAARGISCELIEMATIKPLDVAALDGVASCGLVVSVEEHSVLGGLGSAIAEHLCDLGVGVPLLRLGMPDRYLEADERDALLARAGLDAHGIVEAIAGRIEAENLT
- a CDS encoding UTRA domain-containing protein encodes the protein MVRQGLYFPTPGALRADAGDDDMLSDRLASPLYVQLEMLLRDKIDARAWRNGEAIPSEAELCERYGVSRGTVRRAIQTLVQEGYLITKKGSGSFVSEGGIPRPATRSPLSFAVLLRERGMDFSTRVLSREVMGAPQAVAAHLGVGQGSPTLFMRRVRSVAGAPMVCQESWSNLAACPGLEDSDFERESLFDAVERCSCCAIGDSTVHYSSRPAGEEHAALLACGSSDPTLVLEQDIRLDNGTTIEWSLTWLRPGTSVVAESLQDQLASGHLETPREASVDRVRDERRALRRRLERGALEVRRGVIEIAHRYQGSPFHIGGALSLAEISSVLFGCILRTGKDATPWDERDRFVLSKAHASVALYPAMLKAGLISKDDLDKGLFGPDAVLFKHPRRDPTRGIEMSGGSLGMGLGYATGLALALRRRHKDSRVFCIVGDGECDEGAVWESAGLAGFMRLSSLCVIVDANGMQLDGPTSQVFDNGPIQRKFASFGFEVAEVDGHDVLALVDALSVRSERPRAVVARTVKGKGLSFAENNVTWHDNALSEETYRQAVREFAALERGGVSGGGGRRRALGWRGGCCTPGHALS